Proteins from a single region of Coregonus clupeaformis isolate EN_2021a chromosome 19, ASM2061545v1, whole genome shotgun sequence:
- the LOC121532176 gene encoding dynein light chain roadblock-type 2: protein MAEVEETLKRIQTHKGVIGTIVVNAEGIPIRTTLDNSTTVQYAGLLHQLTMKARSTVRDIDPQNDLTFLRIRSKKHEIMVAPDKEYLLIVIQNPSE from the exons ATG GCAGAAGTTGAGGAGACACTAAAGAGAATTCAAACTCACAAAGGTGTAATTGGAACAATAGTTGTTAATGCCGAGG GGATCCCAATAAGAACTACCTTAGACAACTCCACTACGGTGCAGTATGCTGGTCTGCTGCACCAGCTCACAATGAAAGCGAGGAGCACAGTCCGAGACATCGACCCTCAGAATGACCTGACCTTCCTCCGCATCCGCTCCAAGAAGCATGAGATCATGGTGGCACCTG ACAAGGAGTATCTATTGATAGTCATCCAGAACCCCAGTGAATAG